From Litorilinea aerophila, a single genomic window includes:
- a CDS encoding Gfo/Idh/MocA family protein: MTLKRVGLVGTGAIARHHARQWQKLPVTLAGYYDVRPEAAQAFCDQFGGRAYPSLDALLADVDVVDICTPAVAHKECVLAAARAGVPMVCEKPLARHLQDAREMVEACDRARVPLFVAHVVRFFPQFARAHELVESGLIGRPGVVRTIRAGSFPRFGGSESGKIYGNFALSGGVILDVCIHDIDFQRWCCGEVERVFARGLTFAGHPERDHALLTLRFASGAIGHIEGSWAHPPGQFRTRLELAGDRGLIEWDSTQPQPVQAAQLDENGTVHRTTASPLAPEDDPYCAELAHFLHCLETGEPFRVSPHDALMAVQIALAAIASLRRGEPVEVATFQEDAP, encoded by the coding sequence ATGACATTGAAACGTGTGGGGCTGGTGGGAACGGGCGCCATCGCCCGCCACCATGCCCGCCAATGGCAGAAACTGCCGGTCACCCTGGCCGGCTACTACGACGTCCGCCCCGAAGCGGCCCAGGCTTTCTGCGACCAGTTCGGCGGCCGGGCCTACCCCAGCCTGGATGCCCTGCTGGCCGACGTGGATGTGGTGGACATCTGCACGCCCGCTGTGGCCCACAAAGAGTGCGTCCTGGCTGCGGCCCGGGCCGGCGTGCCCATGGTCTGTGAAAAACCCCTGGCCCGACACCTGCAGGACGCCCGGGAGATGGTAGAGGCCTGCGACCGGGCCCGGGTCCCCCTGTTCGTGGCCCACGTGGTGCGCTTCTTCCCCCAGTTTGCCCGGGCCCATGAGCTGGTGGAGTCCGGCCTCATCGGCCGACCCGGCGTGGTGCGCACCATCCGGGCAGGCAGTTTTCCCCGCTTCGGCGGCAGTGAATCGGGCAAGATCTACGGCAACTTCGCTCTGAGCGGCGGCGTGATCCTGGATGTCTGCATCCACGACATCGATTTCCAGCGCTGGTGTTGCGGCGAGGTGGAGCGGGTCTTCGCCCGGGGGCTCACCTTTGCCGGCCACCCGGAACGGGATCACGCGCTGCTGACCCTGCGCTTCGCCAGCGGGGCCATCGGCCACATCGAGGGAAGCTGGGCCCACCCACCGGGCCAGTTCCGCACCCGGCTGGAACTGGCCGGCGACCGGGGGCTGATCGAGTGGGACTCCACCCAGCCCCAGCCCGTCCAGGCGGCCCAACTGGATGAGAACGGCACCGTCCACCGCACCACAGCCAGCCCCCTGGCGCCCGAGGACGACCCCTACTGCGCCGAGCTGGCCCATTTCCTCCACTGCCTGGAAACGGGAGAGCCGTTCCGGGTCTCGCCCCACGACGCGCTCATGGCCGTCCAGATTGCCCTGGCCGCCATTGCCTCCCTGCGCCGGGGCGAGCCGGTGGAGGTGGCCACTTTCCAGGAGGATGCCCCATGA
- a CDS encoding Gfo/Idh/MocA family protein: MNGPTLRIGMMSFAHGHANSYAACLQQVPGVTLAGIYDTEPQRGQDAARRLDVPFYATADELLDQGLDGVIVCSENANHRPMVEAAAGRVGHILCEKPIATTLADAQAMIDRCQATGTALQIAFPVRFAPPAQHLREVLRRGELGQVYSVQCTNHGRMPGGWFTDPALAGGGAVIDHTVHVIDLLRWFWETEVVEVYAEVGRGLLHPELAIDDAGLLSFTLANGVYGTLDTSWSRPPSYPTWGDVKIEVVAEKGALVVDVFQQVLAVSSEQWGQTRWIPWGSNMDLGLIQDFVACIREGRPPSITGHDGRQALEVALAAYHSAELGRPVRLPLAAEAT, translated from the coding sequence ATGAACGGCCCAACCCTGCGCATCGGCATGATGAGCTTCGCCCATGGCCACGCCAACAGCTACGCCGCCTGCCTGCAGCAGGTGCCGGGCGTGACCCTGGCCGGCATCTACGACACCGAGCCCCAGCGGGGCCAGGACGCGGCCCGGCGCCTGGACGTGCCCTTCTACGCCACCGCGGACGAGCTCCTGGACCAGGGGTTGGACGGGGTGATCGTCTGCTCGGAAAATGCCAACCATCGTCCCATGGTGGAGGCCGCCGCGGGCCGGGTGGGCCACATCCTGTGCGAGAAGCCCATTGCCACCACCCTGGCCGACGCCCAGGCCATGATCGACCGGTGCCAGGCTACCGGCACCGCCCTCCAGATCGCGTTTCCCGTGCGCTTCGCCCCGCCTGCCCAACATCTACGGGAGGTCCTGCGCCGGGGCGAACTGGGCCAGGTCTACAGCGTCCAGTGCACCAACCATGGACGTATGCCCGGCGGCTGGTTCACCGACCCCGCCCTGGCTGGCGGCGGCGCAGTCATCGACCATACCGTCCACGTCATCGACCTGCTGCGCTGGTTCTGGGAGACAGAGGTGGTGGAGGTTTACGCTGAGGTGGGCCGGGGGCTGCTCCACCCGGAGCTGGCCATCGACGACGCCGGCCTCCTCTCCTTCACCCTGGCCAACGGCGTCTACGGTACCCTGGACACCAGCTGGTCCCGCCCCCCAAGCTACCCCACCTGGGGCGATGTCAAAATCGAAGTGGTGGCCGAGAAAGGGGCGCTGGTGGTGGACGTCTTCCAGCAAGTCCTCGCGGTCAGTTCAGAGCAGTGGGGCCAGACCCGCTGGATCCCCTGGGGCAGCAACATGGACCTGGGCCTGATTCAGGACTTCGTGGCCTGCATCCGGGAAGGCCGGCCGCCCTCCATCACCGGCCACGACGGCCGCCAGGCGCTGGAGGTGGCCCTGGCCGCCTACCACTCGGCGGAGCTGGGGCGACCGGTGCGGCTGCCCCTGGCAGCAGAGGCCACCTGA
- a CDS encoding sugar phosphate isomerase/epimerase family protein, producing MNNDLPLARPALRLGTSTYSYWHFKPPRTPIETVLEEAHKLGLAGVEILHRQMESEENSYLQRLKRLAFQLGLDLYNLSIHQDFVWAEAEEREKQIAHTLHCIDLAHELGIPSIRVNSGGWRKGGSFDELIQAKGWVDPWPGYTKEDGFRWCMDAIAACLPHAERQGVMLLLENHWGLTTFADDMAHILETVNSPWLKAILDMGNFYFEPDMYAAMARIAPHVWLAHAKTYFGGGTWYTLELDYARVFRILLDAGFQGYVSIEMEGAEPAETAMPKSVAMLQQAWQEAVASPEEG from the coding sequence ATGAACAATGACTTACCCCTTGCCCGCCCCGCCCTTCGTCTGGGCACCTCCACCTACTCCTACTGGCATTTCAAGCCGCCCCGCACGCCCATCGAAACGGTGCTGGAAGAGGCCCACAAGCTGGGGCTGGCCGGCGTGGAGATCCTCCACCGCCAGATGGAGAGCGAAGAGAACAGCTACCTCCAGCGGCTGAAACGGCTGGCCTTCCAGCTGGGGCTGGACCTCTACAACCTGAGCATCCACCAGGACTTTGTCTGGGCCGAAGCCGAAGAGCGGGAGAAGCAAATTGCCCACACCCTCCACTGTATCGACCTGGCCCACGAGCTGGGCATCCCCTCCATCCGGGTCAACTCCGGGGGCTGGCGCAAGGGCGGCTCCTTTGACGAGCTGATCCAGGCCAAAGGCTGGGTGGATCCCTGGCCTGGCTACACGAAGGAGGACGGCTTCCGCTGGTGCATGGACGCCATCGCCGCCTGCCTCCCCCACGCCGAACGCCAGGGCGTGATGCTCCTGCTGGAAAACCACTGGGGCCTCACCACCTTCGCCGACGACATGGCCCACATCCTGGAGACGGTCAACTCCCCCTGGCTCAAGGCCATCCTGGATATGGGTAACTTCTACTTCGAGCCCGACATGTACGCCGCCATGGCCCGCATCGCCCCCCACGTCTGGCTGGCCCACGCCAAAACCTACTTCGGCGGCGGCACCTGGTACACCCTGGAGCTGGACTACGCCCGGGTCTTCCGCATCCTGCTGGACGCAGGCTTCCAGGGCTATGTCTCCATCGAGATGGAAGGGGCCGAGCCGGCCGAAACGGCCATGCCCAAGTCCGTGGCCATGCTCCAGCAGGCCTGGCAAGAGGCCGTGGCCTCCCCTGAAGAGGGTTGA